The stretch of DNA TTCGACCTCCATGCCACGCTGGATTGCGGCCAGACATTCAGTTGGGAATGTCTTCCGGACCGGACATGGCAAGGCTGGATCCACGGCATCCCATGCCTGATCCGGCAATGCGGAGATGAACTGGAAATTGAGGGGACCATAGACCCTGGGGTCGTGCGGTCGTATTTCGCACTCGATGATTCTTGGGCCTCCTGGATGGAACTCCTACCGGCAGACCCGGTGGTCCGCGCGGCAGCAGAAGCCTGCCGCGGTCTGCGCTGCATCCAGGACCCCTGGTGGGAATGCACCGCCAATTTTATCTGTTCGTCCCTCAAACAAATCCCTCAAATCCGCCGCATCCACCGGGCCCTGCGCGCCGCCTATTCGCCGGGAATTCCAGTCTGGCCGGGGGCCCCCTTCCCCGGACCGGCCACCATCGCCACCGCCCCCGAATCCATCCTGCGCGCGGCCGGTTTGGGTTACCGGGCCCGCCACCTCCACCGTGCCGCCACCCACCTCACGGAAAAGGGCTTTGACTTTGCTTCCACTGCCGGAATGCCCATCGAAGTCGCGGCCCGGAAGTTGTGCGAACTCCCCGGCGTCGGCGACAAGGTGGCGCATTGCATCCTGCTTTATGCGGGAAGACGTTACGACGCCTTCCCACTGGATGTCTGGATGATCCGTTTAATCCGGCAACACTACCGCCGGCCGGGACGACGATTGAACCGCATGGCCGATCTGCATCGCTTCGCCCTCCGCCATCTGGGACCCCACCGGGGCTTGGCCCAACTTTACCTCTTCCATGACGGTCGCAGTCGTTCCATCCGGCAACGCGCCCATGAACGCCCTCGGGCCCAGTCCTTGTGAACGGAAAAACACGCCCCCACACCTATTGATGCACCCCGCCGTGAAACACTCGGAAGATCATGGAGGCCGACCGGGATGGTCTGAAATGCCGAATGAGTCGGCAACTGCAAGGCCCTTTTCCAAAAGGGTTTGCAGCAGGGTGCGGATCCCAGGCCTTATTGCCATGCGAGATAAGCTGGCTAAACCCTCCTGCCAGAAGAGGATGTGAACCCTTGACCTGCAACCTTGCTGACCATAGGTTGAGACGCATGAAGCGCGTCTTTTCCGCCCTGCTCCTTGCGGGGGCCTTGGCCTGTCCGGTTGAGGCCGCTCTGGTTTGGCGACCCGGTGAAGGCTGGGTGAACGAAAGCAGCGGCGAAACCCTGGCCGCGAGCGACGCCAAGGCCGCGCTGCAGATGTCCCGCGATTTTGAATCCAAGGAAGCTTGGAAAGATGCGCTCGCCGGATACCGCACCATCATCCGCCGGTGGCCCCTCTCCTCCGCCGCAGGCGAAGCCCAATTCAAAGCCGGCCTCATGCAGGAAAAGATGGGGGACTTCTGGAACGCGAACAAATCTTACCAGGAAGTGGTTAAGAAATACGCCGGCAGCCAATACTTCGATTTGGCCATTGAGCGCCAATACAACATCGGCAACCTCTTCCTGGCCGGTGAACCCCAACGCATCTGGAAAATCCCCCTCTTCCCCTCGATGGAAAAAACCATCCAGATTTTCCAGGGCGTGATCAAGAACGCCCCCTATGGAAAATACGCGCCGGCCTCGCAGTTCAAGATCGGCCTGGCCAATGAACAGCAAAAGAAATGGACCGCAGCCATCGATGCCTATAACAAGCTCCTCGACCGCTACCCCAAGAGCGACTACGCCGACGATGCCCAATACCAGATCGGTTACGCGTGGTACCAGGCCTCCAGCCAACCGGAATACGACCAGAGTGCGGCCCAGAAATCCATCGAAGCCTTCCAGGATTTCAGCGTTCGCTTCCCCAACAGCGAAAAGGCCGCCCAAGCCCGCGAGTATGTCCAAGAATTGAGCGAACGCCGCATCAAGGGCTCCATCAATATCGCTCGTTTTTACGAGCAACAAAAAAACTACAAAGCGGCGATCATCTATTACGGAGAAGTGGTGCAGCAAAACCCGGACTCGCCCGACGCCACCGAAGCCAAGCAAAAGATGGAAGCGCTGCGCTCCAAAGTGGAAAAAGCCTCCCGCCCTGGACAAGCCCCCTCAGAAGCAGATGTGCCACCCCCCATCGATTCCAAACAACCCCCCATCGAAGACGCCCCGCCCTTATGAAACGCCCCACCACCACCTTTGGCATCTGGATCGCCTCAGTCGTATTGATTCCCCTCCTCACTCTGTCGGGATGTTCCGGCTACCGGTTGGGCAATGTGCCCTACAAGGAAATGGAAGGCGTCCGCAGCATTTACGTGCCCACGGTCAAAAACAAAACCCTCGAACCCAGCCTGCAGATCGCGGCCACCAACGCCATCCTGCGCGCCATCGACAACGACGGCACCTACCATTCCGCCCGCTCATCCGCGGCTGACGCCACCCTGGAAGTCACCCTGTCCCAATTCTCACGCAAGCCCATACGCTCCAACCGGGAAAACCTCACCACCACCATCCAATACCGCCTGACCATCGTCGCCACCGGCACGCTCACCAACCACCGGACCGGTCAAAAGGTCTTTTCCGAACTGACCGCCACGGGGGAGACCGATTTCTTCGTGCAGGACGACCTCCAAGAGAGCGAACGCCAGGCCGCCCCGACCGCGCTGGATCAAATGGCGCAGCGGTTGGTCAACCAAATCACCGAAGGCTGGTAATTCCCGGGGACCCCCACACCGGGAACAGTCCGAAGGCCGGGAGAATGCGGGCGTGAAGTTCCTCAAAGCCCTGCTCGCTTGTCTGCTGCTGCCCTGCTTCCATGCCCTCTTTTCCTTTGCCAGGGAAATCGCGCTGGCTGTCGATGTATCCCGTGTGCCCTGGATACCCTTGGCGGTTTTCTTCCTTGGCATGAGTGCCTGGTGCCTGGTTTTTTTTCTTTTTCCCAGACCGACCTGGTTCTACGTCCTCGGACATGAAATCACCCACGCCGTCGCCGTGGTGGCCAGCGGAGGCCGCGTCAGCGGTTTCAAAGTCCGGTCCGACGGCGGCCATGTGGTGGCCGACCGGACCTCATGCTTCATTGCCCTCAGCCCCTACTTGATCCCTTTTTACCCCATTGTCTTGGGCGTGATCTGGGCTCTGGTCGTCCATTTCCTGCCAGATTGGCAGCGTTACACCATCCTCTTCCTCCCCTTTTGGGGGGCCAGCTGGGGATTCCACTTCACGTTCACCGGCAGTCTGCTCAAAAGCGGCCAATCAGACTTCGAGAGCCAGGGCTATTTTTTCAGCTGGGTGATCATCCTGCTGGGCAATCTGGGCTTCCTCGTTTGTATGGCCTACTTCTGGACCCAACCCTTCCCCCTGCCGGAGGCCCTCGCCCTTCTGGCCCGCTCCCTGTTGAATTCGTATGAATTGTGCGGGCAGGTATTGCAGGACTGGAAAGACATGATTAACTGATGCGCGCATGGAAACCGTGGATATTCGTCCGAAAACCATCCTGGGCAGCCTGCGGGCCTGCAGCCGGGCGGAGGTGTTCCGGGAAATGGTTGACCATCTGGTTGAAACCAAGCTCCTTCCCCAAGACCTGCGCGAGCCCGTGATCCAGGCGCTGGAAATTCGCGAACAGAAACTGACCACCGCCATCGGCAACTCCCTGGCCCTGCCGCATGCCTCCATCCCCCACCTGCCCACCAGTGTCACTGCTCTGGCCCGTTCCGTCGAAGGCATCGATTGCCAGGCCCCCGATGGCCGCCCCGTCCACCTTTTTTATCTCGTCTTGGTGCCGACAGAGGACTATGCGGTCCACTTGCGCACCGTGGCCGCAGTCACCCGGTTCTTCCGTGACCCGGGCATCTTCGAGAAACTCCATGCCTGCGGGAACGACCAAGAATTGATGGCCGTCTTCAGCTGAGTCTTTCCCTTCCCGGAGTGGTCCCCACGCCATCCTTGAAGCCCGGGCGCCTGGCCGCTATGGTGCATCCGCCATGGCTTCTGTTTCCCTGCTTGCCACCCTAGAGGAACTCCTCACCGTCTGGGTCGGACGACACGCCCCGGCTTGCGGCAAAGGTCCCTGGGTCAAGGCCTGCCAGGATGAACGATTCGGGCATTTCCAAACCAACCTGGCCATGGTGGCCGGCAAATCCCTCGGCATCAATCCGCGTGAACTGGCCGTCCAGATTGCGGATTTCACCGGACAGGATCCACGGCTGGAAAAACCGGAAATCGCCGGCCCCGGTTTCGTCAATTTCCGTTTCCGCCTGAGCGCCATCGAAGAACGCACCCAAGCCCTCTGGGACCACCCACGCACCGGACTCTCGACCACGCTCCACCCCAAGACCATCGTGGTCGACTACAGCGGCCCCAACGTGGCCAAGGAGATGCACGTCGGCCATATCCGCAGCACCATCCTCGGCGATGCCCTCTCCCGCATCCTCGCCGCGCGCGGGCACTTCGTCATCCGGGACAATCATCTCGGAGACTGGGGAACCCAGTTCGGCAAAATGATCCTGGGCTACAAAATGGCCGGCAAGCCCGCCCTCTCCCCCGAAAATGCCGTGGCCGACATGCAGCGCTTCTACCAGCAAACCCATGAGGCCTGCGAGAAAGACCCCCAGTTGCTGGAACGTGCACGCCAGGAACTGGCCCAGCTCCAGGATGGCGACCTGGAGAATGTCTCCATCTGGATGGAATTCCGCAAATTGTCCCAATCCGCCTTCGATGAAATTTATGCACGGCTGGGCGTGGAATTCGACCAGACGTTGGCGGAGAGTTTCTACAATCCATGGCTCAAAGAAGTGGTGCGGGACTTACTGGACAAAGGGGTGGCCCGCGAAAGCCAGGGTGCGGTCGGCGTGTTCCACGATCCAGCACAGCCGCGGGAAAAAAGCCCGTTCCTGGTCCGCAATAAAGAGGAGTGGACGGATGTCCCCATGCTCATCCAAAAAAAGGACGGGGCCGCATTGTATGCCACAACCGACCTGGCCACCGTTCGTTACCGGGCGGAAGAATGGAAGTCCGAAGCCATCCTCTACGTCACCGACGGACGCCAACAGCAGCACTTCAACCAGCTCTTCGATGTTTGCCGCCGCTGGGGCTACCGGGTCGAATTCCACCACGTCTGGTTCGGTGCCGTGCTCGGTGCCGACGGGAAACCGCTGAAAACCCGCGACGGCAATCCCATCCGCTTGCGCGACCTTCTGGATGAAGCCGAGCAGCGCGCTGCCGCCATCTTGCGGGAGAAACGACCCGGGGCAAGCGAGACGGACATCCGGGCTGCGGCGCGGATCATCGGTATTGGGTCGCTCAAATACGCTGATCTGAGCCAGAACCGCAACCTGGACTACGTCTTCGATTGGGACAAGCTGCTGGCTTTCGACGGCAACACGGCGCCGTATCTGCTCAACGCCTATGTCCGCACCCGTTCCATCCTCCGGAAGGCTGACGGGCCGAGCGGGAAACCGCGCTTCATACTCCGGGAAACCGTCGAATCCGATCTCGCCCGCCGGCTGCTGGCTTTCGAGGATGCCCTGGATTCGGTCGTCCAGGACCACCGGCCACATCTCCTGTGTGCCTATCTCTATGAAACCGCCGTGCTCTTCCACCGATTCTTCGAACACTGCCCGGTGCTGAAGGCGGAAAATGAGGAATTGAAACAGTCCCGGCTGGCACTGTGTGAGCTGACCGGGCGCGTGTTGCGCGAGGGGCTGGGCCTGCTTGGGATCGGGACACTGGAAGAAATGTAAGATCGCCCGCCAAGTCGCACACCCAATCCGATTGACTGGGCGACGGGTCTTCGGGAGGGCGAGGCTCCCGCCGAGCCAAGTTAAGGTCAGCATGCCACACGCGGCTCAGCAGGAGCTTCGCCCTCCCGTAAGGCGCTTTATCGCCTACTGAATGTGAAATGGTCTCACTTGATACGGGGGGCGTCCTTCCAAAGATTCTCCAAGTCGTAAAAGGCGCGCTTCTGTTCGTGCATGATGTGTACCAAGACATCGCCGTAATCGAGGACGATCCATTGGCTTCCAGAGCGCCCATCTCGGGCCAGCGGCTTCATCCCGGCTTTTTCCCTCAGCCCCTCCTCAACGGATTCGGCGATGGCTTTGAGGTGGGGTTCGGACTGGCCCGAGCAAACCATGAAGCACAAGGCAGGTCCCTCGATCTTCTCCAAGTCGAGCAGGACCGGATCGAGGGCTTTTTTTTCCAATGCCCATTCCCGGCAAAGGAGGGCGGTTTTTCGGGTGGAGGGGTTCATGGGCGATGGGGTTGGTTCTGGATATAACGCGCGACGGGGTCCGGCACCAGACCTTTGATCGGCAGACGACGGCGCAGCCGCTCGCGTATCCGGGTGGCAGATATGTCGTAACGCGAAGGCAGGATGTGAAGTGCCATCCCGCGGCGAGGCCGCGGCACTTCGGTCCGGGGAAAGACGGCGAAATGAACGACCGCCGCCAGACGATCGGGGTGCTTCCAGCGGGGCAGGGCCTCCCACTGGTCTGAGCCCATGATCCAGAACAACTCCGCCCCGGGATAAAGGCCGGAAAAGGCTTCCGCCGTCAGATAGGAATAACAGACCCCGGGACGATCCATGTCCCAGCGTGAAATTTCCGCCCATTTTTCACCCCGCAGCATGGCCTTGAGCATGCGAAGACGACCTGCGGCTGGGGTGGGGCGGGTGCCGGATTTGTGGGGAGAAAGCCTACAGGGCAGAAAAATCACCCGGTCGAGAGAGAGCGCTTCCAAGGCATCCCGGGCGGCAAGGTAGTGTCCCCAGTGCGGAGGATCAAAGGTTCCCCCAAACAGGCCGAGGCGGACCTTGGAGAAGGCAGACGTGTGCGCAGGCATGCGCTAAAAAATACTGCGGTCGACTTGGATGATGTCGTCCGGCAGCAAAGGCACATCTTTGGAGGGATCTTTGAGAACTTCCACCGCATTGATGAGCATGATTTCCTTGCCCCGCAGCAGCTTGACCGCCCGCTTGTTTGAATAGTCGGTGAATCCGCCACAGGTGGCGATCGCGCCCATGACGGTCAGGTCCTTTGCGTAGAAAATACGCTGGGGCGAGCGCACATCCCCGGTGACATTGATGAAGCGGGACTGCTGGCTTGTGACCGTGACGTTCGGGGTGGTGTAAAACCGGCCAAGTTTGTAGAGAGTTTCGATGCGTTCCTTGACCATGACAGTCGTCATGCCCGTGACTTTGATCCCGCCGATGTAGGGCAGGGAGATCGAGCCGCTTTCGTCCACCTTCATCTGCTGGACATAGGCTTCCTCGGCCGGCACACCACTGAGTTGGACTGAGAGCGAGTCCCCGACGCGGAGAAGATCGTTGCCCTCGGAGTCCTGGCCGACTGTAGGCGTGACGGTAGGGAAACTTGAGCTCGAGTCCCGGGATGCACCGCCGCCGAGCCCGGCGCAGCCAGAGAACAGCACCATCAGCAAAACCCAAGCGATACCAAGGGGAGGTTTCATGAGTATTAAAAATCTTCGTTAACCGTGCCACCGGGTGCGGGAGCAGGCGGGCTATCGCCGGAGGCTGGAGGCTCGACGGCGGAAGCTTGGTTCTTTTTGACCTTCTTCTCCAACTGCCGTTTGTTTTCTCTGGCCTTCTTCTTGGCCTCACCGCGTGATCCTGACTTGTAATAACCGTAGTAGCCGTAGTAGCTGGTGTAGTAATAGTAGGAATCGTCGCTCCGGAGGTGGACCTTGTTCAGGATAACCCCGCCGAAACGCCCCCCGACTTCTTCAACCACTTTCTTGGCCCGCCAGGAGATGTTTCGGGGATAGCGGCGGTGCTGGATGGCAAGCAAGGTGGTGTCGACTTCATGTACGATGACCGCGGCGTCCGAAATGCCCAGGATCGGGGGGGCGTCGAAGAGGATGACGTCGTAGTGCGGCTTGAGGGTCTCGACGACCTCCGACATCTTGGCCGGACTGAGCGCACCCATGCATTGGGGCGGCAGCTTGCCCGCGCTGATGACATGCAGGTTGGGGATCTCGGTGGCACGGATGTATTCATGCAGCGGGCCGTAGCCGAGGAGAAAGTCCGCCAGACCCTGGTCGTTGGAGATACCCAGGATCGAATTGAGGGAATGACGCCGGAAGTCGGTGTCCACAATCAGGGTGTTGATGCCGCTGTAGGCACAGACATAGGCCAGATTGAAGAGCGTGGTCGTCTTTCCCTCGCCGGGCCCCCCGCTGACGACGGTGAGGGTGTGGGCCCCATCCGGTTTGGCCTTGAGGTCGATTTTTGCACGTAAGATACGATAGGCTTCGGCATTGGGAGAATCCGGCCCCTCCAAGTTGAGGGCGCTGACCCCTTCGGGCACCACGCCCACCACGGTCGTGTTGAGGTAGCGTTCGACGTCGTCGAGCGACTTCACACTGGTGTCGAGGTATTCGATGAAGAAAGCCAGGGACACGCCCAGGACCAAACCGACCAGCGCGGCCAGGGAAATGTTGAGGGTGAGATTGGGGCGGATCGGTCGCAGATTTTCCTCGGCGGCGTTGACCAGGGTCACCGGACGGGAGGTGATCTGGGCATCGACCGATTCCTGCTTGTAACGGGCCACCAGCAGGGAATAGAGCGAGCTTTGTGTCTCCATCTCGCGAATGGCGTCCTCATAGGGAGCCAGCTTTTCGGAACGGTTGCTTCGGCTGTTGTCGCGCAGTTTCAACACCTCGGCCTCGACACCAGCCACCTTGGCCTCCGAGACACCCAGATCAATCTCGAGGGAGCGCTTCACCCCAACCAAAAGATCATCCAATTGGTTGCGCAGTTTTTTGATCTGGGCCAGGGTGGATTTGATCCTTGGGTGCTCCGATTCGAAGCCCTGCTTTTCCAAGGATTTCAAGTAGGTTTCGTTGGCGTAGAGGTTTTGCTTGGTTTGGGAAATGGTGCCATCTTCCAGACCGAGAGAAGCGATGACCGACTCCATTTCCTGGGGGCTGAGGTCCTTGATTTTATCCAAACGGACCTTGCGCGCCAGCACATCGGACTTCATCTCGCTGAGCATTGCCTCTTTGCGCTGGAGTTCCATGTCCTGCATGGTGGCGACATCGTTGGTGTTGGACATGCCGCCGGGTATATAAGAGTCGGGACCGAGTTCCTTGCGGAGTTTTTCGACTTTGGCCTTGGCCCGGTCGAATTCGGCCTTTTGCTTGTCCATTTCATTCTTGAGCGAGGACAGGCCGGACTCCGAACGTATTTGGATCTCCTCCAGCCGGTAGACCTCGTATTCGTCAGCGATCGTATTGGCGATGAGCTTGCAAAGGGCGGGGTCGGTGCTGTTAACGGCAATTTCGATCAGCTTGGTGTTGCGGTAGGGCTGAACTGCCAGCATACCCCTGCGGAGCATGACGTAAGTCTGGTCCTCCGTCATGAGTTGGTCACCGGTCATGCCGTTCATCTGCGAGAACTTGCGCTGGAGGTCGAGTCGCTTGATGATGCGGTTGAGGACTTTTTTGGATTGGATGAGCTCGAATTCCGTCTGGAAGAAAATGGCGTCGAAGCCCTGCATGCTCGCGCCAAAGACACTCATGTCCTTGTTCTCCATGTCGACCTTGATGACGGACGAGGAGGTGTAGATCTTCGGGAGGGTCTTGGTGTAGAAATAGGCCGTCGTGACCACGAGAACGAAGATGGTCAGGATGATGGGCCAGCGGTTTTTGACGACGCGCCAGTAATCACTGAAATGGAGATTTACCTCCGGGGTCTCGGCCATGTTTTATGTTCGCACCGGCACCACCGGTTGTAAAATAGATAAGTTCGGGACAGGAACGGGGAGCAGGAAGTTCCGGAAGGACGAAGCCGGGAATCAGTATTTGCCGGTGATCCCAAAATAGATCTGATTTCTCCAGTATTCCCGGGAGGCGTCATCAGAATCAACCCCCGATAGGGTGTATCCGACATTGGCGGAGAGGTAGTTGGTGATGGTGTAGCTCAAGCCAAGCGAGGTGGTATAGCTGGTTTCATCGATGGCATCCGAATTAACAGCGCCAAGAGCGCTGGATCGGTCCAGACTTTGAAATTGGCCACGGACGGAACCCGTTGCGGTTAGCTTGGGCGTGATGGCGTGCTGAATTTCCAAGGCCAGGGTGTGTCCGGTGCTGGTACCGGATTGGGCATCATCCGTCAGGTTGGTTGCGTAATTGTAGCTGGCACGGAGGCGGCTACCGGGCAGATAGGTCCAGGCCGTGCTGAGGTCCACGTAGGGGTTGGCCCCATCACTCAGCGCGGTATTGGCACGGTCGACGTATTCACCCCCGAATCGTCCGGTGATCAGCCAGTTGGTGAGGATGTAATGATCGGCCCCAACCGTCCCGCGGTAGACGTCGAAATCACGAGTACCCAAGATATTTCCATCCGTGTAATCGGTGGTGCTGTAATTGAAAGCCGCCACAGCAGTGGTGGTCGGCAAGACAGAAAACTGGAAATCCTGCCTCACACCGTGGGTCATCTGGTCGTTGACCAGATTGATGGAGGAGTCGTCATAGCGGTCAAGGGTATTGGAATAGCCGGTCACGGTCGAAAACCGGTCTGTCCATTTGGCGGTGCCATCGATGCTTGCACTGTTGGAGAAGCCATCACCAAGGAAGCGCTGAATGGCGGTGCCGGAGCGACCCTCAGCTTCCTGGGCGAAGCGGAACTGTTCGCGCAAATCTAACTGAAAGCGGTCGGAAAAATTGTGGCTCACACGGCCCGTGAAAAGTTGGTTGTAATCGAAATCATCGCCAGGACGGTCCCAGTAAAAGATAAGCCCGAAATCGGCGCCGAAGGAGATGGAAGTGTTTTCCATGGGGTAATTGAAAACCACGGAGGGATTGACGATGGTTTTCCATGATCCCTGCTCGTTGTTAGACGAGGTAAAAATGTTGTCGTCATATTCCTGCCTCAGACCCACTGAGATCGTGTAAGGCTTGCCAGAGCCCTCCACGCCCGCACGCAGATTCGCCTGGGCATTCGCCTCACACAGGTCGATCAGCAGCAAAACGAGCAGCGCGAAAAGAGCAGAAAGTCTGTTCATGGAGGTTTAGTATGGCGAAAGTTTCAAAATTCGTAAGTTACGATTGTGCAATTAAAGAATTTAAGTGACATGCACCTAATAAGTCAACCGGGAATTTATTCCACTTAAGTCTCAGAATCATAGCACTTAACAGTTCTTTTTAAGTCCAAAACCATAAGAAAAGATCAACGCCAGCGAATCTTGTCGGAGAAATACATGTAGTCGTCCTTGTTGGGCGGCAGGACGGTGACCTGGGGAAGAGGCAATTCACGGAAATCGGAGCGGCGGATCAGGGGCGCCCAATCACGGAACTCTCCGGTATTGACCTCGGAATAGAGTTTTTTCTCAGAGCTATACGGGGTCAAAAGCATGGCGGAGATTTTCACAGTGAAATCGTTCAACGCGAAGAAATCCTCGCGTTTCAGGGGCAACCATATCGTGGTCCGGTTGGAATACCAAGCCCCGGCCCAAGGGACATCCATGGCTTGGATTTCTTTTTCATCCAGCCATGAACCGACGAGGACAAAAACCGGCGGAAAGTACGGTGGGTAAGAGTATGGAGGCGCGGGTCGCTGGATCAACCTCACTCCCAGCGGGATAATCTGCAGGAGGCAAACCACGGCAAAGATCGGAATCACCAGAATGGTCGAGGGAAGCTGCAGCCTGTTGATCATGACAAAAAGAAAGGCCACGCCGTAGCCGGCCAACACGGGCAGAAAGACCAGGAGCAGGTTGAGATGAAGATGTTCTTCGACAGGGCGCAACTTGATGATGGCGGCATTGCAAAGAATCACGGCAGTGAGTGACGCCACCCAGAACCAGCGAGATTGTTGGCAATGGGATCTGCGGAAAACATGGATCAACCCGGCCAAGAAAAGACACGGAATCACAGCACCTCCAAAAAAGGCGGAAAAGTTCGTGGAAATGTTGGCCAACCCGAGGGCCAAAGCCCGAAGTAATGGCTTCAATCCGTAGGCCCGGGATGGATCTTCCCCAAAAACCCGCCAAATCGAGTCCCCAGGCATGGATCCGTTGTCGACAAAAATTTCGACCCAGGCAAAACCGAACGGATTTCCGGTCAGGTTGATGTTCCGGATGATCCAGGGTATACAGACAAGCACGGGCAGCACCAGGGCAATGGCCACCATGAGGTTGCGGCGCACAAAAACCAAGAAGGCGAAACCCACCATGGCCGGAACGAGCACGAGCATGGGGTAACTGGTCATACCCATGCCCGAAACGGCCAGCGCTGCCGTCGCCCACCATGCGGCCGCTGACGTCTGGGCATCGCTTTCCTCGGCAAGGAGGGATTCGTTGATGCAAAAACCCGCCAAGCACAACAGGAACATCAGAGGAGCAAGAGGTAGGCCGGAAATGGTCAGATCCCATACGAGATCGGAAGCAACGAGCAGACCGCAGGA from Candidatus Methylacidiphilales bacterium encodes:
- a CDS encoding DNA glycosylase: MFRIEAPDFDLHATLDCGQTFSWECLPDRTWQGWIHGIPCLIRQCGDELEIEGTIDPGVVRSYFALDDSWASWMELLPADPVVRAAAEACRGLRCIQDPWWECTANFICSSLKQIPQIRRIHRALRAAYSPGIPVWPGAPFPGPATIATAPESILRAAGLGYRARHLHRAATHLTEKGFDFASTAGMPIEVAARKLCELPGVGDKVAHCILLYAGRRYDAFPLDVWMIRLIRQHYRRPGRRLNRMADLHRFALRHLGPHRGLAQLYLFHDGRSRSIRQRAHERPRAQSL
- the bamD gene encoding outer membrane protein assembly factor BamD, coding for MKRVFSALLLAGALACPVEAALVWRPGEGWVNESSGETLAASDAKAALQMSRDFESKEAWKDALAGYRTIIRRWPLSSAAGEAQFKAGLMQEKMGDFWNANKSYQEVVKKYAGSQYFDLAIERQYNIGNLFLAGEPQRIWKIPLFPSMEKTIQIFQGVIKNAPYGKYAPASQFKIGLANEQQKKWTAAIDAYNKLLDRYPKSDYADDAQYQIGYAWYQASSQPEYDQSAAQKSIEAFQDFSVRFPNSEKAAQAREYVQELSERRIKGSINIARFYEQQKNYKAAIIYYGEVVQQNPDSPDATEAKQKMEALRSKVEKASRPGQAPSEADVPPPIDSKQPPIEDAPPL
- the lptE gene encoding LPS assembly lipoprotein LptE, giving the protein MKRPTTTFGIWIASVVLIPLLTLSGCSGYRLGNVPYKEMEGVRSIYVPTVKNKTLEPSLQIAATNAILRAIDNDGTYHSARSSAADATLEVTLSQFSRKPIRSNRENLTTTIQYRLTIVATGTLTNHRTGQKVFSELTATGETDFFVQDDLQESERQAAPTALDQMAQRLVNQITEGW
- a CDS encoding PTS sugar transporter subunit IIA; this encodes METVDIRPKTILGSLRACSRAEVFREMVDHLVETKLLPQDLREPVIQALEIREQKLTTAIGNSLALPHASIPHLPTSVTALARSVEGIDCQAPDGRPVHLFYLVLVPTEDYAVHLRTVAAVTRFFRDPGIFEKLHACGNDQELMAVFS
- the argS gene encoding arginine--tRNA ligase, encoding MASVSLLATLEELLTVWVGRHAPACGKGPWVKACQDERFGHFQTNLAMVAGKSLGINPRELAVQIADFTGQDPRLEKPEIAGPGFVNFRFRLSAIEERTQALWDHPRTGLSTTLHPKTIVVDYSGPNVAKEMHVGHIRSTILGDALSRILAARGHFVIRDNHLGDWGTQFGKMILGYKMAGKPALSPENAVADMQRFYQQTHEACEKDPQLLERARQELAQLQDGDLENVSIWMEFRKLSQSAFDEIYARLGVEFDQTLAESFYNPWLKEVVRDLLDKGVARESQGAVGVFHDPAQPREKSPFLVRNKEEWTDVPMLIQKKDGAALYATTDLATVRYRAEEWKSEAILYVTDGRQQQHFNQLFDVCRRWGYRVEFHHVWFGAVLGADGKPLKTRDGNPIRLRDLLDEAEQRAAAILREKRPGASETDIRAAARIIGIGSLKYADLSQNRNLDYVFDWDKLLAFDGNTAPYLLNAYVRTRSILRKADGPSGKPRFILRETVESDLARRLLAFEDALDSVVQDHRPHLLCAYLYETAVLFHRFFEHCPVLKAENEELKQSRLALCELTGRVLREGLGLLGIGTLEEM
- the rsfS gene encoding ribosome silencing factor, producing MNPSTRKTALLCREWALEKKALDPVLLDLEKIEGPALCFMVCSGQSEPHLKAIAESVEEGLREKAGMKPLARDGRSGSQWIVLDYGDVLVHIMHEQKRAFYDLENLWKDAPRIK
- the nadD gene encoding nicotinate (nicotinamide) nucleotide adenylyltransferase, with translation MPAHTSAFSKVRLGLFGGTFDPPHWGHYLAARDALEALSLDRVIFLPCRLSPHKSGTRPTPAAGRLRMLKAMLRGEKWAEISRWDMDRPGVCYSYLTAEAFSGLYPGAELFWIMGSDQWEALPRWKHPDRLAAVVHFAVFPRTEVPRPRRGMALHILPSRYDISATRIRERLRRRLPIKGLVPDPVARYIQNQPHRP
- a CDS encoding polysaccharide biosynthesis/export family protein codes for the protein MKPPLGIAWVLLMVLFSGCAGLGGGASRDSSSSFPTVTPTVGQDSEGNDLLRVGDSLSVQLSGVPAEEAYVQQMKVDESGSISLPYIGGIKVTGMTTVMVKERIETLYKLGRFYTTPNVTVTSQQSRFINVTGDVRSPQRIFYAKDLTVMGAIATCGGFTDYSNKRAVKLLRGKEIMLINAVEVLKDPSKDVPLLPDDIIQVDRSIF
- a CDS encoding polysaccharide biosynthesis tyrosine autokinase; translated protein: MAETPEVNLHFSDYWRVVKNRWPIILTIFVLVVTTAYFYTKTLPKIYTSSSVIKVDMENKDMSVFGASMQGFDAIFFQTEFELIQSKKVLNRIIKRLDLQRKFSQMNGMTGDQLMTEDQTYVMLRRGMLAVQPYRNTKLIEIAVNSTDPALCKLIANTIADEYEVYRLEEIQIRSESGLSSLKNEMDKQKAEFDRAKAKVEKLRKELGPDSYIPGGMSNTNDVATMQDMELQRKEAMLSEMKSDVLARKVRLDKIKDLSPQEMESVIASLGLEDGTISQTKQNLYANETYLKSLEKQGFESEHPRIKSTLAQIKKLRNQLDDLLVGVKRSLEIDLGVSEAKVAGVEAEVLKLRDNSRSNRSEKLAPYEDAIREMETQSSLYSLLVARYKQESVDAQITSRPVTLVNAAEENLRPIRPNLTLNISLAALVGLVLGVSLAFFIEYLDTSVKSLDDVERYLNTTVVGVVPEGVSALNLEGPDSPNAEAYRILRAKIDLKAKPDGAHTLTVVSGGPGEGKTTTLFNLAYVCAYSGINTLIVDTDFRRHSLNSILGISNDQGLADFLLGYGPLHEYIRATEIPNLHVISAGKLPPQCMGALSPAKMSEVVETLKPHYDVILFDAPPILGISDAAVIVHEVDTTLLAIQHRRYPRNISWRAKKVVEEVGGRFGGVILNKVHLRSDDSYYYYTSYYGYYGYYKSGSRGEAKKKARENKRQLEKKVKKNQASAVEPPASGDSPPAPAPGGTVNEDF